The Devosia sp. SD17-2 genome includes a region encoding these proteins:
- the argC gene encoding N-acetyl-gamma-glutamyl-phosphate reductase, whose translation MVAKIFIDGEAGTTGLQIRERLAGRRDLEVLSIAADKRKDQDERKRLLNAADVAILCLPDEAAKESVSLIDNGTTRVIDASTAYRVDPDWTYGFAEMDKGQTEAIAKARFVANPGCWPQGLIAGLRPLIAAGLVPADFQAIYHGISGYSGGGKQMIAEYEAEGGTPSQFMPYGLTFAHKHLPEMTAYTGLKSAPLFQPVVGNFAQGMTTSIPLQLGTFAKVPTGAEIHAALADYFAAIPDSFVRVAAYDPALGKTAALDPQAHNGTNTLTLHVFANDSRAQAAILAVYDNLGKGASGAAVQNLNLMLGVSASESLAA comes from the coding sequence ATGGTCGCCAAGATCTTCATCGACGGGGAAGCGGGTACAACGGGTCTGCAGATCCGGGAACGCCTTGCCGGTCGTCGCGACCTCGAAGTGCTCTCCATTGCCGCTGACAAGCGCAAGGACCAGGACGAGCGCAAGCGCCTGCTCAACGCTGCCGATGTCGCCATCCTCTGCCTGCCCGACGAGGCAGCAAAGGAGAGCGTTAGCCTCATCGACAATGGCACCACCCGGGTCATCGATGCCTCCACCGCCTATCGCGTCGATCCCGACTGGACCTATGGCTTTGCCGAAATGGACAAGGGCCAGACCGAGGCCATCGCGAAGGCGCGCTTCGTTGCCAATCCCGGTTGCTGGCCCCAGGGCCTCATCGCCGGCCTGCGCCCGCTGATCGCCGCCGGTCTCGTGCCCGCCGATTTCCAGGCCATCTACCATGGCATTTCCGGCTATTCCGGCGGTGGCAAGCAGATGATCGCCGAATATGAGGCCGAAGGCGGAACGCCCAGCCAGTTCATGCCTTATGGCCTCACCTTCGCGCACAAGCATCTGCCCGAGATGACCGCCTATACCGGCCTTAAGTCGGCGCCGCTGTTCCAGCCCGTCGTCGGCAATTTCGCGCAGGGGATGACCACGTCCATCCCGCTGCAGCTCGGCACTTTTGCCAAGGTGCCGACAGGCGCCGAGATCCATGCTGCGCTGGCTGATTATTTCGCCGCCATCCCGGACAGTTTTGTGCGCGTCGCCGCCTATGATCCAGCGCTGGGCAAGACCGCTGCGCTCGATCCGCAGGCCCATAACGGCACCAATACGCTCACCCTGCATGTCTTTGCCAATGACAGCCGGGCCCAGGCCGCCATCCTTGCGGTCTACGACAATCTGGGCAAGGGTGCCTCTGGAGCCGCCGTCCAGAACCTCAATCTGATGCTGGGTGTATCCGCCAGCGAAAGCCTCGCCGCCTGA
- a CDS encoding GNAT family N-acetyltransferase encodes MAETELKILREEGPTRGRYVIHLAPGAEAEMTYRKAGAGPMIIDHTGVPTEYEGRGIALRLVKAAIADAQEQNFKIKPVCPYVVAQFRRHPEWGLLLG; translated from the coding sequence ATGGCCGAGACGGAACTGAAGATCCTACGCGAAGAGGGCCCCACGCGGGGCCGCTACGTCATCCATCTGGCGCCCGGCGCCGAGGCGGAGATGACCTATCGCAAGGCGGGCGCTGGCCCGATGATCATCGATCACACCGGCGTCCCCACCGAGTATGAAGGTCGCGGCATCGCCCTGCGCCTCGTCAAGGCGGCCATCGCGGACGCCCAAGAGCAAAACTTCAAGATCAAGCCCGTCTGCCCCTACGTCGTCGCCCAATTCCGCCGCCACCCCGAGTGGGGCCTTTTGCTGGGCTAG